DNA sequence from the Coturnix japonica isolate 7356 chromosome 3, Coturnix japonica 2.1, whole genome shotgun sequence genome:
AATGTTGctaccatttttttccaagagatcaGAACCTTGCAACAAGCTTTTGAAAATTTCACCCATTTGAGCATCACTTACAAGATTAAACGTAAGAGTGGATGCTTGTTGTTCTGTGAGGAGGTCATAACTAAGATCAGACTTGTTAGCATCTCTGAATTGCTGGAATCCTTCTTTTTCAGGTTTTACACCCTTCAATGGAGTGACAGCATATTGCAAGTTATTCTCCTTAGTGGGCTGCACTTTGTTTTGGGAATTCCTTGTGTTATCAATGGAGTTGAGACATTTGGTGAAAGCAGCTTTTGGtgcatctgttttatttttctcgTGGTGACACTTAGGCCTTTGATAATCCACAGACTGCTTAGAAAGAATATATTCTTGAGGTTTTTGAGATCTGACTTTCAGAGACTTTTTTCTAGATGTCTGCACATCATTTTTAGGACtgattttgtggttttgttttcctgttctttcaaGCTTCCCTTCTTCACTCTCATTTCCCAGCTTTATCACATCACATTGTTTTACTATAATTCTCTTCACCTTCTCAAATAAGTAGTCAAGCTGTTCATCTACAAATTTCCATAACCGTTTTTTCATATCTAGTACTTGTTGTTCAAAAAGACGGTCCACTATCGCATTCTTTTTAACTTGCTTCAGTTTGGACTCCATAATATCACATATATTCAATTTTAATGTCTCACCTGATGTAGACATTTTGGAAAAGTTCAGATGTTTTATTAAAGATGTAAAATTTATGATAGCCGATTCaataattctgtgaaaatgctgaACAGGGAAGTGTACCTTGAATTTCATATAACTTTTCCTCATCTGTTTTCGTATAGCTCTGAGCATTTGCATGATTTCTTGTACATTTGAAGGTTCAACTATAACCTGAACTATTTTTTCAAGACAAGTAATGctcacagttttatttttcttcatttcctttgaagaaCTGAAAGTCTGATTTTTATGTCTCTCTCTGTTCTTCGTACTTActtttacagaaacattttttccattatcCTCATTGCAATGtatagttttgttcttttgatttTGTGGACTGCTGGTCAAATTCCGTGTTTCAGGAGAAGGTTTTGGTCTCGACTTCTTTGGATTTTCAGAGCGTCCTTCTGATTTAgatttttcctcatcttcatcactGCTTATGATTTCTCCTTCTTCTATTTCATCTGAAGAGATACTCAGCTGGGACTCGATCTCTAAGCGTGCATCAGAAAGGCTAGGAGgcttctgattttctttatttacctCCTTTGACAAGTTCTTTGACGGACAGACGACAACTGTACCTTCAGGAATTAaatctataaaaagaaaagagtttgATAATCATCATCAAGAATATAATTATAAGCAGATACTTTTAGAAAAACATGGAGAATTCTATTCTGCAAAGTGACAGTTCAGGACTGTTTCAAACTGTCGATGACAATTCAAGAAGTTTGAGCTATGGAAAGTCTGGGCAGTCCTCATTCAGCAGAATGGGATATACCTGAGCTTCAAAGTGCCAATAAGGACTCAACATTTCATCAAAGATGCATGATCTTTCCTACAAACATACCcattgaaaagagaaaaatcaccaAGTTTCCAGTAGCTTTGAACTTTTCCACTCACTTTAACAACTTTTTTGAACACCACAGAAGCTGAATTTTAACTCTGACACCATTATGAATTGATATTTGCATATAATAGTTGATTACTTTGTAATGATGttattatgaaaacaaaaggagcaaAATGCCCTACTGATATCCACATTCAACTAACTTTACAGACAAGAAGGAGCTACTTCAACTCTTCAATTCTATCAATACACTAAGTTACTGAACAAAGAGAGGCCCATTACACTAGCCACTATATATGTGGTAAACAATTATTGATCCATTTAAGATTACCAGGATCATAAAGAAACACAATAGGATaaaaagttgttgtttttttaagagatGTTGAGAAAAACCTCAATTTCAGGTTCCTGAATGATAAAAATAAGGAGTACGTGAAAGGAAAGGCTCTCTCACAATTAAGttcattaaatgttttaaattttttagAGACTAAAGAATTTAATAATTACTTAAAATTCAACACAAACACTATTTAATTAAGGACAATAAGTAATTACAATTAGCTACAATGCAAGCTAATTTCCAGTGTATTAAAAGAATCCACTCAAATGTGTATGTATTGATTAATGAGATTTGCAGTTAGTTATAGGCTTGCTGGACACTAGTTAATAAAACTCTCATGTTCAATCTCACATAGATTAGACTGCTTAATGACCTCTAAAAACTTTTTATTTGATATATGACTGTTTCTGAACACCATCTCAttataaaataaactttaaattactgttttcaagcagtatttgaaaatgtttacaCAGACTCTATGGTTGGAAAACAATATTTCTTTACTGCctccatttcagttttacaagGATCAACGTGTTCTCAAAGTAATCAAATTGGTATTTTGACAAGCTATTGgtacaaaatgaaagcagtcaAAATACAGTATTAACATATATCCTGTAGAACAGCAGAGATGGGAGTATTGAAATTCAGGGCCAAGAGAAGCCATGACCTCCCATCAATTTAACACGTGTAAAACATTTGGCAGGTGTGTCACTAGTTAGATCACAAAGACAATTAGGCATTTAACTGCAAAGATGAAAGGCACTGCTTTGCAATATGGCTGTAAGCTCTGGACAGGAATGATTCTTATAGTTAAACCAGAGAAGAACACTTATTTCATATTAATCTGCTCTGCCCCCATGTACCTCCAGGCAGTTCAAAGAATACAAACCACTGCAGGAATAAAATTTAGACCACTAAAGGAATTTGCATGTGAAAAAGTAGCTTTCTCAAATACAAGATACAGAACCTGAGAGTAAACCACACTAACATATGCAAAACAATctccaaaccaaacaaacactgTGACTTGAAACACCCGAAAAAGAACTTCACTGCTACTATCTCATTTCTATTCTAGAAAGAAGTCAAAACTTCCAAAAAAAACTATTAGTTGCAGCAAGACATTacaagaagttttaaaaattagccaaggaaaatatttaaactttgGGTTGcctattttctcttcctttgagTGCTGTCACCACATTTTATCTCCTTGACATCCTGCTTAGGAGCCAGCTTTGGATTATTGGTATATTCTGGTGTTCTATGATATGTtctactttgttgtttttttttttcccctcactgaCTGACTTACAATGGTAAAACACACCTAAAAATTTACAGTAAAATTTATCCAAACAGAGATTTTTTCTTGGCTGACATTCCTAAAAACCAAGTCTTAGGTACTCTCTGCAGCgttcagagaaataaatgcatacattcCTGCCTCTAAAATTCCAGAAAGATCTAATATGCAGTCAGAAGTAACAACAGGTAAGGGTATATCTATACACATGCATTTTAGACATTTGCATATAAACTCTTATTTCAGCTATTGAGTTTTAAGCACTGCAGTTCAATCAGCTACAATCTTGACTTTGGCACTGAACACTGAACAGTTCTGTGACAAACAAAAGGACTGCTGTGACTTACACAGCTAAAGAAACAATCTGTTTTTTTGAGAAAGCAgttaaaagaaagtaatttctgctttccaggaaTGCATCTTTGGTACCtctatttccaaaacaaattagAACATATGAATACCTTTGTTATAACTCTTCACAAGACCTTTGCAGGGACTTTCCACCTTCAGTGCTTTTGCCAAAGGGCGTATTGGACTGTTCAGTGGGCTGATGGCCTTTGGAATATGCCTCAAGTGATTGAGATCAATGCTCAGTATTGAACTGTCATCATCAACAGGTAATGGGTTAGGTTCTCTCTCTTTAGTTCTAGGATACATTTCACTGTTTATAGATGAAGATGGAGTTGTACCAATATCAGTTAAGTCCGGCTCCACATCACAAGCATTCTGGTCAACTAATGGTACATCTGTATTATTTAATACAGTTCTGTCAGGTGACTGAGACACTGTCAAACTAATTCCACAGACTGCTTTTTCCTCAACAGGAGGTTCAAGATTTTCTACAGTCAAATGATCACCATCCTTCACTACTTCCACTGGagattcttgttttgtttcattagcaTCATCTGCAGCATTACACAATTCCAAGTCACCAGAACTTCTGGCTTCCAGGTTACATAAGACAAGGTTTTGAGAGTCCTGGTGGGCTGAAGAGTTTTTTGCGTCAGCAGCTAGCCACATTTCATCTCCTTCTACCTTCTCCACTGCTGACTCAGGAAGGGTTGCCACACCTTCACTGTCCAGTTTAGATTGtcccatttctgctgctggcacatTATCACCATGCATCACACATACTGTCACAGGCAAGTTTTCATATTGTGTCATGTTTCCTTCCACCTCCTGAGAGGAAGCTTCAGGGTGATTGAGATCTGTCACAGACACTGCTGAGGCTTCTAATTCAACTAGATCACaggcctctgctgctgctgctgacaaagTTTCAGCTGGCATCTCATCAGGAATCAAtacctctgctgctcccagcaagGCTTGGGATTGTATGTGGTCCACTACTGGCTCCTGTAAGGCTTCTGAGCTCACTTCACAGGTTGTCACTACTGACAGTGCTTCAGACTGTGCTGGATCTGCTGCTGTAACTATCAAggcttcattttcagaactgaTGGAAACAGGAAGTGTTGGATCCACATTGATTTTAGTTGCAGTATCCGGAACTTCTAGTGTTAAATTCatttgctctgcagcaccacaaTTAACAGGGCAGGCAGCATCTACCACATCTGCATGAAGAGTAAGCTCTGTAGTTCCCTCATCTGTAGCCTCTTGGGAAGGTGCTTTAAGTCCACCAGCTGGCGAAAGACATTGCTTTTTTGCAGGAGAAAGAGttaaattcagcttttccaTAAAGCTGAGTTTCAAGTCTTTGCTTTTCATCACAGAGTGATTTTTAGTTTGTGGAAACTTATTGTCTTTTAAACAATCTGTAACTCTGGGTGTTTCTTCTGATTTATAGGACTTGTTTCTCTCACTTCTTGTATCTGTTTCTCTCTTAAATTTTTTTGCAGATGAGTGACAAACATCTTTTGcaacttttctttcacttctagAATGTCTGCTTTCAtcctgattttctctttctcttttccttttttcttcagttctgtgcttctctgaTTTGGAATGTGCTGTTTCCCACTCATATCTACTACTGTTTTCCTTAAAGCGTGCATATTTatgctctctgctgctggaatTAGAAGGTGAAGACTTTCCTTCTCGAGAACTATGATCACTTGCTCCTCTGTCTCTCTTGCAATCAGTGTCTCTTCCTGTTCTGGATTCCTCCACACGGCATTTACGTGATTCATGAAGACTCTTTGAATGTTCATTCTTTGAGTGTGGACTGTTCCCTCTACCAGACCTCCTTGATTGCTCCTGTAATTTTTcatttggtttaattttttgGCTAGagcttttttcatctttatcatgcattttaatgtctttcttcATTACATTCAGCAATCTCTCACCTGCATACAATTCTCCTCTTGCTTGACATCTCTCTTTACCAGTAGTTTGTTTATCCCAGGAAGAAACActcttttccacttttctttctgcGGATGGGCTGCATTTTACCTTAGTGCTCTGATTTTTTTGCTGCAACTCATTTTTATTGGTCTTTTCTGAGTGAGCTTTCAGCTTCTGATGAGGAtctgaattcttttcttcactATCGGTATTATTACAAATACCACTGATGCCAGTGCTTTGATGTACttctcttttgtatttgttgGCATTTCCCCTACTGTACTGTTCAtcactttttgtttcatttttttcctttttgttatcCTTGCTGGAACTATGGTCATGGTTTGGTGGACATATGTGAGTACCATCGTTGCAGAGCTCTTCAGGAGGGTATCTCAGTACATACGGAGTGTTTCTTTTATCAGAGCTAGACTTTCCATTCTCCACACTGTGAGATGAATAACTGTGATACGTATCCTTTGAacagtcatttttcattctatGATCCGTCTTTATACTGTCGCCTAAGTCAGAAGATCTGAATTTGTAATCTTTTGTATTACACATCTCAGAGCACCTCCCATTAGCTGATCCAGGAAGATTTGCCCTGGTGAAGCTTCGATGACTGGGAAATTCTGACAGCCTATgtatgcagagaaaaaaaaaagcaaaactcatGTTAGtattgtaatttatttaaaaataactaaagtCAAATTATAATGAATCCATCTCTTTCTACAAACTTGTCAACCTTTCCTCCAGCGTATGAAGTTATTGAACTACTACTTTATCCTTAGCatacagtaaaatatatatattgcataCATATTTTCCAAACTTAATATAAAGAAAGCCATTcctacatttctgtttcattttaaactatACTGTCAAGATCTTGCCATTACATCCAGATTCACGTGTAGCAAATTTAAGTatacaagtttttgttttttttttaaactaaccACTAATTATTTCCCTCAAAGCAGTGTTCACAAACAGACAGGAACCTTAAggtgaaataatttattatagATCATATAGCAGGCAAGGCATATTTCTCATACCTTAGCATGCCACCTTCTCATGATTTTTCATAATGGTTACCTCTAAAATAGCTagaacaaatatttactttatCAATTTTTATCACTGTCAGGAGTTACTGCAATTGAATTTGAAAGCACTTTAGTGAAGATGAATATTCAAAGCaagaatatgttttttaaaaaaagcttagAACACAGACTACTACACTCAAAAGTTTGAAAGCGATTTATTGTATCAAAGCCAATAACTGAATGAATTACATGTTAAAACCTCTTGATCTCAATCTGATAATCTCTCATAATTTTCTTGAtttagaaaacactgcagagttGATAAGCATACAGTCTCTAGCAAGTTGGATCACATGATTCAATTTATTTATGACACCTTTTGATGTAAGAAAAATCCAAAGGTCAAACTGAAACGTAACAGATCACTGATGTGGCTGACACTGCGTAACTGACAAGCAGGTCACCCTATATTAAGGCACAAGTCCTGAACCTTGGACTACTAACTTGATTCAAGCAATCCAAAAAAAACTTGTCATCAATACCGAAATATCTGAAAATCTTTCTTGTGTTAGGTCTAGTAGAAATTAACAAAAACCTCCTAACTACTATCTTCCACCACTGGAGAGACTGTTTTCACATCTtgccatgaaaacaaatagtCTCCTTATTTATGTTCATTTActacttgaaatatttaaaggaatTCATCTGTCTGTGACTGTAAAACACAGTAGTTTCAAAGCTGTAACATACAAAACATCTGTATTTAAACATGCTAGGTGGTAAGAAAACCCAGATGGAATGGGTGActacacaaaacaaagaagagaagaggTCACCCTTTGTATCTTGACCTCTAAATTACAAACCAAAGAGTttacccaggaaaaaaaacaaacataaaaaaccATACCTATTTCCTCAGACTGTAATAGTACAAAGCTACCAAATTACTTACTTCATaatt
Encoded proteins:
- the CASP8AP2 gene encoding CASP8-associated protein 2, coding for MAADEDGLGLFDTRCAVEASPFKEGDESSVDIYDGLDNGLTVPDNSAPNSTPAGNTLNLFDEILIEEGTAKEASYNELQAEYGKCQQQIKELMKKLKEIQAQNIILQNENQALKKNISALIKTARVEINRKDEEISKLHQRLSEFPSHRSFTRANLPGSANGRCSEMCNTKDYKFRSSDLGDSIKTDHRMKNDCSKDTYHSYSSHSVENGKSSSDKRNTPYVLRYPPEELCNDGTHICPPNHDHSSSKDNKKEKNETKSDEQYSRGNANKYKREVHQSTGISGICNNTDSEEKNSDPHQKLKAHSEKTNKNELQQKNQSTKVKCSPSAERKVEKSVSSWDKQTTGKERCQARGELYAGERLLNVMKKDIKMHDKDEKSSSQKIKPNEKLQEQSRRSGRGNSPHSKNEHSKSLHESRKCRVEESRTGRDTDCKRDRGASDHSSREGKSSPSNSSSREHKYARFKENSSRYEWETAHSKSEKHRTEEKRKRERENQDESRHSRSERKVAKDVCHSSAKKFKRETDTRSERNKSYKSEETPRVTDCLKDNKFPQTKNHSVMKSKDLKLSFMEKLNLTLSPAKKQCLSPAGGLKAPSQEATDEGTTELTLHADVVDAACPVNCGAAEQMNLTLEVPDTATKINVDPTLPVSISSENEALIVTAADPAQSEALSVVTTCEVSSEALQEPVVDHIQSQALLGAAEVLIPDEMPAETLSAAAAEACDLVELEASAVSVTDLNHPEASSQEVEGNMTQYENLPVTVCVMHGDNVPAAEMGQSKLDSEGVATLPESAVEKVEGDEMWLAADAKNSSAHQDSQNLVLCNLEARSSGDLELCNAADDANETKQESPVEVVKDGDHLTVENLEPPVEEKAVCGISLTVSQSPDRTVLNNTDVPLVDQNACDVEPDLTDIGTTPSSSINSEMYPRTKEREPNPLPVDDDSSILSIDLNHLRHIPKAISPLNSPIRPLAKALKVESPCKGLVKSYNKDLIPEGTVVVCPSKNLSKEVNKENQKPPSLSDARLEIESQLSISSDEIEEGEIISSDEDEEKSKSEGRSENPKKSRPKPSPETRNLTSSPQNQKNKTIHCNEDNGKNVSVKVSTKNRERHKNQTFSSSKEMKKNKTVSITCLEKIVQVIVEPSNVQEIMQMLRAIRKQMRKSYMKFKVHFPVQHFHRIIESAIINFTSLIKHLNFSKMSTSGETLKLNICDIMESKLKQVKKNAIVDRLFEQQVLDMKKRLWKFVDEQLDYLFEKVKRIIVKQCDVIKLGNESEEGKLERTGKQNHKISPKNDVQTSRKKSLKVRSQKPQEYILSKQSVDYQRPKCHHEKNKTDAPKAAFTKCLNSIDNTRNSQNKVQPTKENNLQYAVTPLKGVKPEKEGFQQFRDANKSDLSYDLLTEQQASTLTFNLVSDAQMGEIFKSLLQGSDLLEKNGSNIDRHDWEFRTPEKQFSDNHKCKTNTSELVQRIAPKEVHVESRSIEDISWAVVSPIRAPSLTSRLQMSVDPDVLDESCMFEVPTSATSCREDEYSLQKSKSFVSSILLEDLAVSLTIPSPLKSDAHLSFLKSENNPSSTPECVLSAHYSEDALLEGEDATEQNIHLALESDNSSSRSSCSSSWTSRPVIPGFQCRSSLPMQAVIMEKSNDHFIVKIRRAMPSITPASDQTALLKEARASSTKNEKEEMRNGGKGRDRRSAIAPTLQEAVKPDLLKMDQLPYVSIRKEQNPALPHPLKESQSSAGKEETTILLGPHKKPSGVHTCDTESLGEGSEQPQTHKLEVSENTDGTSVGSQASFPVGCSVASDLTDESVKKSLCFAVESAANKRSQQVSTGNSEIRGKKEMEKCSDAFIDLTEDLSNETIAGECNLEEKSTSDTDGGCQISIDDKTSKKRKKGTVEENSNLKRQRKEAESADEGSSGSDVKSEGINSGQKQCHSKNNVLHQNKDSSPLPSGASSPGLYAKNIIKKKGEVVVSWTRNDDREILLECQRKGPSSKTFVSLATRLNKSPNQVSERFKQLMKLFKKSKCK